A single Cannabis sativa cultivar Pink pepper isolate KNU-18-1 chromosome 7, ASM2916894v1, whole genome shotgun sequence DNA region contains:
- the LOC115697506 gene encoding protein transport protein yos1 gives MGFWTLLEGLLLFANALAILNEDRFLAPRGWTLLEVQGGGRRNSLKGQIIGLIHACQFLRLPLILFNIVIIVVKMFSG, from the coding sequence ATGGGTTTTTGGACTTTACTCGAAGGCCTTCTGCTGTTTGCAAATGCTTTGGCGATTCTGAATGAAGACCGGTTTCTTGCTCCAAGAGGGTGGACTTTGTTAGAAGTACAAGGAGGAGGAAGGAGAAATTCATTGAAGGGACAGATCATAGGGCTTATACATGCATGCCAGTTCTTGAGACTACCACTCATACTTTTTAATATTGTAATAATTGTTGTGAAGATGTTTTCTGGATGA
- the LOC115697505 gene encoding uncharacterized protein LOC115697505, translated as MGMVFGKINVETPNHEVIKATADYEIRRYPPAVVAQVTYDPSEFRGNKDGGFTLLANYIGALGDPQNTKPETIAMTAPVITKTGEKIAMTAPVVTKTEGEEKKMVTMEFLLPAKYQRAEEAPAPVDKRVVIREEGERKYGAVRFGGVASDGVVEEKVEMLKKGLERDGFKVIGEYLLARYNPPWTLPPFRTNEILIPIE; from the coding sequence ATGGGTATGGTATTTGGCAAAATCAACGTCGAAACTCCAAATCACGAAGTAATTAAAGCCACGGCCGACTACGAAATCCGGCGATACCCACCAGCCGTGGTGGCCCAAGTCACCTACGACCCGTCCGAGTTCCGAGGCAACAAAGACGGTGGTTTCACTCTCTTGGCCAACTACATAGGCGCTTTGGGCGACCCCCAGAACACCAAGCCGGAGACGATCGCCATGACTGCTCCGGTGATCACCAAAACCGGCGAGAAGATTGCCATGACGGCTCCGGTGGTGACAAAGACCGAAGGAGAGGAAAAGAAGATGGTGACTATGGAGTTTTTGTTGCCTGCGAAGTACCAGAGAGCAGAGGAGGCGCCTGCGCCAGTGGATAAGAGGGTGGTGATAAGGGAAGAGGGGGAGAGGAAGTATGGGGCGGTGAGGTTTGGTGGTGTGGCTAGTGATGGAGTGGTGGAGGAGAAGGTGGAGATGTTGAAGAAAGGGTTGGAGAGAGATGGGTTTAAGGTGATTGGGGAATACTTGCTTGCTAGGTATAACCCACCATGGACTTTGCCTCCTTTTAGAACTAATGAGATTTTGATTCCTATTGAATGA